A part of Podarcis muralis chromosome 13, rPodMur119.hap1.1, whole genome shotgun sequence genomic DNA contains:
- the LOC114582612 gene encoding G-protein coupled receptor 4-like, whose translation MNISCHPLPVNITKYFQIPIYSVVVVVGLPLNSLALWALSHQMKRSVILSVYIANLVLANILQTLTLPLWMYYSYHDHKTSFGKEVCAVAGLAFRTNFYAKNNFLCLIAMERYFGLVHPLRFHRLQTMRGAAKVSAVCWLLVAAFCAVGIGIQIGGEWPEEQPQERCLDGSRLNYQYAEFRVSITVFSFFIPFLLMGFFYFRVLYELRKVASLEQKTKRQIYGFISLTVITFFVLFTPHQVTSYYRYFWEVMLHGKAVESCDLVRKIFIYQRTTLFFTTLGNIFDPLLYILLLKDIRAEFRYTFTFKARRAGVSSKSEQQGFPPCFTTGRQMQDQLGAQDVPD comes from the coding sequence ATGAACATCTCATGCCACCCTTTGCCTGTCAACATCACCAAGTACTTTCAAATCCCCATCtattcggtggtggtggtggtcgggCTGCCTCTGAACAGCTTGGCGCTTTGGGCCCTGAGTCACCAGATGAAGAGGTCCGTCATCCTCTCTGTTTACATCGCAAACCTGGTGCTGGCCAACATCTTACAGACCCTGACGCTCCCTTTATGGATGTACTACAGTTACCACGATCACAaaaccagctttgggaaggaggtgtgcgCGGTGGCCGGCCTGGCGTTCCGCACCAACTTCTACGCCAAAAACAACTTCTTGTGCCTCATCGCCATGGAGCGCTATTTCGGCCTGGTCCACCCGCTCAGATTCCACAGGCTGCAGACCATGCGAGGCGCTGCCAAAGTGAGCGCCGTTTGTTGGCTCCTGGTGGCAGCTTTCTGCGCGGTCGGCATCGGGATACAGATCGGAGGTGAGTGGCCAGAGGAGCAGCCGCAGGAGCGCTGCTTGGATGGCTCCAGGCTGAACTATCAATACGCCGAGTTTAGGGTGAGCATCACGGTCTTCTCTTTCTTTATACCGTTCCTGCTCATGGGGTTCTTCTACTTCCGGGTCCTGTACGAACTCAGGAAAGTGGCCTCTCTGGAGCAGAAAACGAAAAGGCAGATCTACGGCTTCATCTCTCTCACGGTCATCACCTTTTTCGTCCTCTTCACTCCTCACCAGGTGACTTCGTATTACAGGTATTTCTGGGAAGTGATGCTCCACGGGAAGGCAGTTGAAAGCTGTGACTTGGTGAGGAAGATCTTCATCTACCAACGTACAACTTTGTTCTTTACCACCTTGGGCAACATCTTTGATCCTCTTCTGTACATCCTGCTCCTCAAGGATATTCGGGCAGAGTTCAGATACACCTTCACTTTCAAGGCTCGCAGGGCAGGAGTCTCAAGCAAGTCAGAACAGCAAGGTTTTCCTCCGTGCTTTACCACCGGTAGACAAATGCAAGACCAGCTTGGGGCACAGGACGTACCCGACTAA